Proteins encoded within one genomic window of Granulicella pectinivorans:
- a CDS encoding MFS transporter — protein sequence MITTSQRPAAPAVLKADLFRRWFFILPAVFVTYSLAYLDRANYGFGVAAGMASTLGITGQQTSMLSSVFFLGYFAFQLPGATLAKKFGVTRLVFFLLVAWGSFAALSGVITSYPLLLADRFLLGTAESLIFPAMLVLLNSWFTRSERGRSNALLILGNPLTVLWMSVITGYLIQAVGWQKTFIFEGIPSIVWAFVWILVVRDKPSKTWWLKPEAGAALEQTLTEEQLAVAPVGAVRQALLRPDVLLLAVQYFAWSVGVYGFVLWLPTIVRQGSALAMGRTGLLSAIPYLAAVLSMLLASYLSDRTQRRESLVWPFLLVAGLALLGSFLTAERSVLAAFLFLILGGAAMYAPYGPFFAIIPERLPRNVTPAVLALINSAGALGGFLGSYFVGALQAATGNPKAGFLLMSLSLIVSAVLLLFLPKAAPLTPPPLTLESGA from the coding sequence GTGATCACGACGAGCCAGCGCCCCGCCGCCCCCGCAGTTCTCAAGGCAGACCTTTTCCGCCGCTGGTTTTTTATCCTCCCCGCCGTCTTCGTCACCTACTCGCTCGCCTATCTCGACCGTGCCAACTATGGCTTCGGCGTCGCCGCCGGCATGGCCTCTACTCTGGGCATTACCGGCCAGCAGACCTCCATGCTCTCGAGTGTCTTCTTCCTTGGATACTTCGCCTTCCAGCTCCCCGGCGCAACGCTGGCCAAAAAGTTCGGCGTCACCCGCCTCGTTTTCTTCCTTCTGGTCGCCTGGGGAAGCTTCGCCGCGCTCTCCGGCGTCATCACCTCGTATCCTCTTCTCCTCGCGGACCGATTCCTGCTCGGCACCGCCGAAAGCCTTATCTTTCCGGCGATGCTCGTGCTGCTCAATAGCTGGTTTACACGCTCCGAGCGCGGCAGGTCGAACGCCCTCCTTATCCTGGGCAACCCCCTTACCGTGCTCTGGATGTCCGTGATTACCGGTTACCTCATCCAGGCTGTCGGCTGGCAGAAGACCTTCATCTTCGAAGGCATCCCGTCCATCGTCTGGGCCTTCGTGTGGATCTTGGTCGTTCGCGACAAGCCCTCGAAGACCTGGTGGCTGAAGCCCGAGGCCGGAGCCGCCCTCGAACAAACCCTCACCGAAGAGCAGTTGGCCGTAGCACCAGTCGGAGCCGTCCGTCAGGCTCTCCTTCGTCCCGATGTCCTCCTTCTTGCCGTCCAGTACTTCGCCTGGAGCGTCGGCGTCTATGGCTTCGTCCTTTGGCTGCCGACCATCGTCCGGCAGGGAAGCGCCCTTGCCATGGGACGCACCGGTCTCCTCTCCGCCATCCCCTACCTGGCTGCTGTCCTGAGCATGCTCCTTGCCTCCTACCTCTCCGACCGCACCCAGCGCCGTGAATCCCTGGTTTGGCCGTTCCTGCTTGTCGCCGGCCTCGCCCTGCTTGGATCCTTCCTCACGGCGGAGCGCAGCGTTCTTGCCGCCTTTCTCTTCCTTATCCTCGGAGGCGCCGCCATGTACGCCCCGTATGGACCCTTCTTCGCGATCATCCCCGAACGCCTCCCCCGCAACGTCACGCCCGCGGTCCTCGCCCTCATCAACAGCGCCGGAGCTCTCGGCGGTTTTCTCGGCAGCTACTTCGTCGGTGCACTGCAGGCCGCGACCGGAAACCCGAAGGCCGGCTTTCTGCTCATGTCCCTGTCCCTCATTGTCTCGGCGGTGCTGCTGCTCTTTCTGCCCAAGGCTGCGCCATTGACGCCACCCCCTCTCACGCTGGAGAGTGGTGCATGA
- a CDS encoding YjhG/YagF family D-xylonate dehydratase has protein sequence MMPDIPASRILDTDPKLFAEAKTHAPGPEGALPITPEMLLTQPSGNLFGLSQSAGMGWDVTRLLDPEFLILSTHGGLRAADGTAIALGFHTGHWEVGLLVGEAARELRNLRAIPYAGAVTDPCDGRTQGTAGMLDSLPYRNDAAMVLRRLMRSLPTRRGVLGVATCDKGLPAMMMALASSGPLPSILIPGGVTLLPEQGEDAGGVQTIGARYAQQQITLKYAAEMGCRACATPGGGCQFLGTAATSQVVAEALGLSLPHAALSPSGQAIWLDAAARSARAILHMAQRNIGTRDILTDAAIRNAMVLHAAFGGSTNLLLHVPAIAHAAGLRRPVAADWSAVNREVPRLVDALPNGPGNFATVQVFLAGAVPEVMLHLRRAGLLDTSVLTVSGQTLDENLNWWEQSERRALLRTRLTALDGIDPDDVILSPDRARQRGLTSTVCFPVGNLAPDGCVIKSTSIDPTLIGADSTYRHTGPARVFLTESAAIDAIKQGAVGQGDVIVLICGGPAGAGMQEIYQITSALKSLPFCKHVAVLTDARFSGVSTGACIGHISPEALAGGPIGRILEGDTIEIVINRSQLHGTVNLIGEGDERFSPEDGIQRLASRAPRPDLAPHPDLPADTRLWAALVQASGGVWGGCVYDTDTIVAQLQRGALSTSTYGDTNA, from the coding sequence ATGATGCCCGATATTCCAGCAAGCCGCATTCTCGACACCGACCCCAAGCTCTTCGCCGAGGCGAAGACTCACGCGCCCGGCCCCGAGGGCGCGCTGCCCATCACGCCCGAGATGCTCCTGACACAGCCCTCCGGCAATCTGTTCGGACTGTCCCAGAGCGCAGGCATGGGCTGGGATGTCACCCGCCTCCTCGACCCTGAGTTCCTCATCCTCTCCACCCACGGAGGCCTCCGCGCCGCCGACGGCACCGCCATCGCCCTCGGCTTTCACACCGGTCACTGGGAGGTTGGACTTCTCGTCGGCGAAGCGGCTCGAGAGTTGAGGAACCTCCGCGCCATCCCCTATGCCGGAGCCGTCACCGACCCCTGCGACGGTCGCACCCAGGGCACCGCCGGCATGCTCGACTCTCTGCCCTATCGTAATGACGCCGCGATGGTCCTGCGCCGCCTCATGCGGTCGTTACCCACGCGCCGTGGCGTCCTGGGAGTCGCCACCTGCGACAAGGGGCTCCCCGCCATGATGATGGCACTCGCCTCCTCCGGCCCGTTACCCAGCATCCTCATCCCGGGCGGCGTCACGCTCTTGCCCGAGCAGGGCGAAGATGCCGGCGGCGTTCAGACCATCGGGGCACGCTACGCCCAGCAGCAGATTACCCTCAAATACGCCGCAGAGATGGGATGCCGCGCCTGTGCCACACCTGGAGGAGGCTGCCAGTTCCTCGGCACCGCCGCTACCTCGCAGGTCGTCGCCGAAGCTCTTGGCCTTTCTCTCCCTCACGCCGCTCTCTCGCCTTCGGGCCAGGCCATCTGGCTCGACGCCGCTGCCCGCTCCGCTCGCGCGATCCTGCACATGGCTCAGCGGAACATCGGTACCCGCGACATTCTCACGGATGCCGCCATCCGCAACGCGATGGTGCTCCACGCAGCCTTTGGCGGATCGACGAATCTGCTGTTGCATGTGCCCGCGATCGCCCACGCCGCCGGCCTCCGCCGGCCGGTCGCTGCAGACTGGTCTGCCGTCAACCGCGAGGTCCCACGCCTCGTTGACGCACTCCCCAACGGCCCCGGAAACTTCGCCACCGTACAGGTCTTCCTCGCCGGAGCCGTCCCCGAGGTCATGCTGCATCTCCGCCGCGCCGGTCTCCTCGATACTTCCGTCCTCACTGTCTCCGGCCAGACCCTGGATGAGAACCTCAACTGGTGGGAGCAAAGCGAGCGGCGGGCTCTCCTGCGCACACGCTTGACAGCTCTCGACGGCATCGATCCCGACGACGTCATCCTCTCCCCCGACCGGGCCCGCCAGCGCGGCCTCACCTCCACCGTCTGCTTCCCGGTCGGCAACCTCGCGCCCGACGGCTGCGTCATCAAGAGCACCTCCATCGATCCCACCCTCATCGGCGCCGACAGCACCTACCGCCACACCGGCCCCGCGCGCGTCTTCCTCACCGAATCCGCAGCCATCGACGCCATCAAGCAAGGCGCGGTCGGCCAAGGAGATGTCATCGTCCTCATCTGCGGAGGCCCCGCCGGAGCTGGCATGCAGGAGATCTACCAAATCACCTCTGCCCTCAAGAGCCTGCCCTTTTGCAAGCACGTGGCCGTCCTCACCGACGCTCGTTTCAGCGGGGTCTCCACCGGAGCCTGCATCGGACATATCTCTCCCGAGGCACTCGCTGGAGGCCCCATCGGCCGCATCCTCGAAGGCGACACCATCGAGATCGTCATCAACCGCAGCCAGCTTCACGGTACGGTGAACCTCATCGGGGAGGGTGACGAGCGATTCTCCCCGGAGGACGGCATCCAACGCCTTGCCTCGCGCGCGCCCCGGCCCGATCTCGCCCCGCACCCCGATCTTCCCGCCGACACCCGCCTCTGGGCCGCCCTCGTGCAGGCCAGTGGAGGCGTCTGGGGGGGATGCGTTTACGACACCGACACCATCGTCGCTCAGCTTCAGCGCGGCGCACTCTCAACCTCGACCTACGGAGACACCAACGCATGA
- a CDS encoding DUF1553 domain-containing protein codes for MKPSDRKPVLFSMRALGCVVVCVLMTGCRAKTVARTQALDFNQDVQPVLASNCFSCHGPDPAARKAGLRLDLEESAFRKRPGKPDAIVPGHPEQSELIRRIESTDAHHLMPQSPEGEAKPMKPEEIAILKEWVKEGAHYRPHWAFEEPARPVVPEAGTAIDGFILAKLTKEGLRPSPEADKATLIRRVTLDLTGLLPTPQEVDAFLRDGSPQAYERVVDRLLASPAYGEQRTRYWLDYARYADTYGLHYDNSRHAWPYRDYLIRSFNENKPFDQFAREQIAGDMLPAQSIDSIIGSGYVRSGVSSNEGGTIPEELRFNIARERAEAYGAAFMGLTVGCAVCHDHKYDPTTQKDFYQLSAFFNNMNEEPFNLDQPDWAPVLRIPRQQNLAAYNRALKQRSALLSELNGLRAKDREAVDRWLKSSHDLPVPVSNAGLQVRLRLDEGGGETLANSAPGANPASYPIGMGKPQWGETTWFWPDFRTDTTTHIALGQAGDFEWNQPFSTGGWMMVRSSPNLSSWRLTGTLLSKMDTTNKSRGWDLVADKGFISVDLVSEATGKMDVQQDKPSKPKPGQAPKPKLIPASKPKTPPPPPQPLVGKLLKVSTTKEVVTHGDWQHIFFTYDGSGKAAGIRIYIDGVAVPTRVVSDTLGRSSIKTPVPMLLGYRYPEEKPARDTRYQDVRLYARGLSAAEAKRLPYEDYVAEVVSKPATQWNGDQRHTVSQFYFTSVDARAKEIGAKVAELNTQMEKLSEGGDLTIVSADKPSLAYADILDRGIYSARKQRVEADVPHFLPQLPTGVPHTRLALADWTVSKNNPLTARVTVNRMWNEVFGTGLVETTEDFGIMGGRPTHPALLDWLAVEFRESGWNVKHMYKLMVMSAAYRQSAKTTPEQLNKDPRNLLLAHGPRFRMDAEMLRDIALQTSGLLVNKIGGPSVKPYQPDNVWTVGYPTSDTTIYVQEHGDALYRRSMYTTWKRMAMEPDMDAFDAPPRDTVCTRRQRTDTPLQALVTMNDVQWVEASRALAERVIVEGGKKPEERIRYMSEIVLSHTPTPQMQGVLTASLTQMEQHYGADPAAAQKLVAVGEKKRNPAIPAPELAAWTMVASEMMNLDETVNK; via the coding sequence GTGAAACCTTCCGATCGAAAGCCCGTTCTGTTCTCCATGCGCGCCTTGGGGTGCGTGGTGGTGTGCGTGCTGATGACGGGCTGTCGTGCGAAGACGGTGGCGCGGACGCAGGCGCTGGACTTCAACCAGGATGTGCAGCCGGTGCTGGCGAGCAACTGCTTCAGTTGCCATGGGCCGGACCCGGCAGCGCGGAAGGCAGGGCTGAGGCTCGATCTGGAAGAGTCGGCCTTTCGCAAGAGACCGGGAAAGCCGGATGCGATCGTTCCCGGGCATCCTGAGCAGAGCGAACTGATCAGGCGAATCGAGTCGACGGATGCGCATCATCTGATGCCGCAGTCGCCCGAGGGAGAGGCCAAACCCATGAAGCCGGAGGAGATCGCAATCCTGAAAGAGTGGGTGAAGGAGGGCGCACACTATCGTCCGCATTGGGCGTTTGAGGAGCCTGCTCGGCCCGTGGTGCCAGAAGCTGGTACGGCAATCGATGGATTCATTTTGGCGAAGCTTACCAAAGAGGGTCTGCGGCCTTCGCCTGAAGCGGATAAGGCTACCCTGATCCGGAGGGTGACGCTGGATCTGACGGGGCTTCTCCCTACGCCGCAGGAGGTGGATGCTTTTCTGCGGGACGGTTCTCCGCAGGCGTATGAGCGTGTGGTCGACAGGCTTCTGGCGAGTCCGGCGTACGGAGAGCAGAGGACCCGGTACTGGCTCGACTATGCGCGCTACGCCGACACCTATGGTCTGCACTACGACAACAGCCGTCATGCGTGGCCCTACCGGGATTATCTGATTCGGTCCTTCAATGAGAACAAGCCGTTCGACCAGTTTGCACGCGAGCAGATCGCAGGCGACATGCTCCCGGCGCAATCGATCGATTCGATCATTGGGAGCGGATATGTGCGGTCGGGAGTGAGCAGCAACGAGGGCGGCACAATCCCCGAAGAGCTGCGATTCAACATTGCGCGAGAGCGTGCCGAGGCATACGGTGCGGCTTTCATGGGGCTGACCGTCGGATGCGCGGTGTGTCACGACCATAAGTACGATCCGACGACGCAGAAGGACTTCTACCAGTTGAGCGCCTTCTTCAACAACATGAACGAGGAGCCGTTCAATCTGGATCAGCCGGACTGGGCTCCGGTCCTGCGGATTCCCAGGCAGCAGAATCTGGCGGCGTACAACCGTGCGCTCAAGCAGAGGTCCGCGCTGCTGAGCGAATTGAATGGACTCCGTGCGAAGGATCGCGAGGCGGTCGATCGGTGGTTGAAGTCGTCGCACGACCTGCCGGTGCCGGTGTCGAATGCCGGGTTGCAGGTTCGGTTACGGCTGGACGAGGGCGGGGGCGAGACGCTGGCGAATAGCGCTCCCGGGGCGAATCCGGCGAGCTATCCGATCGGCATGGGCAAGCCGCAATGGGGAGAGACGACGTGGTTCTGGCCGGATTTTCGCACGGACACGACGACGCATATTGCGCTGGGTCAAGCGGGTGACTTCGAGTGGAACCAGCCGTTCTCGACGGGCGGATGGATGATGGTGCGGTCCTCGCCCAATCTCTCATCGTGGAGGCTGACCGGCACGCTGCTCTCGAAGATGGATACCACCAACAAGAGCAGGGGTTGGGATCTGGTCGCGGACAAGGGTTTCATCAGCGTCGACCTGGTAAGCGAGGCTACGGGCAAGATGGATGTGCAGCAGGATAAGCCTTCGAAGCCAAAGCCCGGCCAGGCTCCGAAGCCGAAGCTGATACCTGCTTCCAAGCCGAAGACACCACCTCCTCCCCCACAGCCGCTGGTGGGTAAGCTGCTGAAGGTCTCGACGACGAAAGAGGTGGTGACACACGGAGACTGGCAGCACATCTTTTTTACGTACGACGGCTCGGGCAAGGCCGCAGGAATCAGGATCTATATCGACGGGGTGGCCGTACCGACCAGGGTTGTTTCGGACACGCTGGGGCGGTCGAGCATCAAGACGCCGGTGCCGATGTTGCTTGGGTATCGGTATCCGGAGGAGAAGCCGGCGCGCGATACGCGGTACCAGGATGTAAGGCTCTATGCGCGTGGGCTTTCGGCCGCGGAGGCGAAGAGGCTCCCGTATGAAGACTACGTGGCCGAGGTGGTCAGCAAACCTGCGACGCAATGGAACGGCGACCAGAGGCATACGGTCAGCCAGTTTTACTTTACAAGCGTGGACGCCCGCGCGAAGGAGATTGGGGCTAAGGTCGCGGAGCTGAATACACAGATGGAGAAGCTCTCCGAGGGGGGCGATCTGACGATCGTCTCCGCGGACAAGCCCTCGCTGGCCTACGCGGATATTCTGGACCGCGGCATCTATAGCGCGCGCAAGCAGAGAGTGGAGGCGGACGTCCCACACTTTCTTCCGCAGCTTCCCACGGGAGTTCCTCATACGCGTCTGGCACTGGCGGACTGGACGGTGAGCAAGAACAATCCGCTGACGGCCCGGGTAACGGTAAACCGGATGTGGAACGAAGTCTTCGGCACCGGGCTGGTAGAGACGACAGAAGACTTCGGCATCATGGGCGGAAGGCCGACCCATCCGGCACTGCTCGATTGGTTGGCGGTGGAGTTTCGCGAAAGCGGCTGGAATGTGAAGCACATGTATAAGCTGATGGTGATGTCGGCGGCATACCGGCAGAGCGCTAAGACAACTCCGGAGCAACTCAACAAGGATCCGCGCAACCTGCTGCTCGCGCATGGGCCGCGCTTCCGCATGGATGCGGAGATGCTGCGGGATATCGCGCTGCAGACGAGCGGCCTGCTGGTGAACAAGATCGGTGGACCGAGCGTGAAGCCCTATCAGCCGGACAACGTTTGGACGGTGGGGTATCCGACGAGCGATACGACGATCTATGTGCAGGAGCATGGAGATGCGCTCTACCGGCGCAGCATGTATACGACGTGGAAGCGGATGGCGATGGAACCGGACATGGACGCGTTCGATGCTCCGCCACGCGACACGGTGTGTACACGACGGCAGAGGACGGATACGCCGCTGCAGGCCCT
- a CDS encoding homocysteine S-methyltransferase family protein produces MTQTTIHPLEAILKERIAIIDGAMGTTIRTYGMHEADIRGERFRDSDKDLLNNGDLFSLTQPDMICDIHRRFLEAGADIIETNTFGATSITQSEFFVDDPRETGGRKDPEFYQKIIEDQSLRDLAWEINETSARQCREWADRVGNETGRQRFVAGAIGPLTVSLSNSPDADDAGFRVVTFDQVKTAYMEEVRALIAGGSDLLLVETIFDSLNAKAALVAIREVFDADKVQLPIMISAAVGRGGETLISAQTTEAFWTAVKHVKPLSVGLNCSLGPDLMYPFLSELSEKADVAISAYPNAGLPNPLSETGFDLGPPDMARFLGNFANDGLINIAGGCCGNTPEHIAAIAKALEGKAPRALKGAA; encoded by the coding sequence ATGACCCAGACCACCATCCATCCCCTCGAAGCCATTCTGAAGGAACGCATCGCCATCATCGACGGCGCGATGGGCACGACCATCCGCACCTACGGCATGCACGAGGCCGACATCCGCGGCGAGCGCTTCCGCGACTCCGACAAGGACCTCCTCAACAACGGGGATCTCTTCTCCCTCACGCAGCCGGACATGATCTGCGACATCCACCGCCGCTTCCTCGAGGCCGGTGCCGACATCATCGAGACCAATACCTTCGGCGCGACCTCCATCACGCAGTCCGAGTTCTTCGTCGACGACCCCCGCGAAACCGGCGGCCGCAAAGACCCCGAGTTCTATCAGAAGATCATCGAAGACCAGTCTCTCCGCGACCTCGCCTGGGAGATCAACGAAACCTCCGCCCGCCAGTGCCGCGAGTGGGCCGACCGCGTCGGGAACGAGACCGGCCGCCAGCGCTTCGTGGCCGGAGCCATCGGGCCGCTCACCGTTTCGCTCTCGAACTCCCCCGACGCCGATGACGCCGGCTTCCGCGTCGTCACCTTCGACCAGGTCAAGACGGCCTACATGGAAGAGGTCCGCGCCCTCATCGCCGGAGGCTCCGACCTGCTGCTCGTCGAGACCATCTTCGACTCCCTCAACGCCAAAGCCGCCCTCGTCGCCATCCGCGAAGTCTTCGACGCCGACAAGGTTCAGCTCCCCATCATGATCTCCGCCGCCGTAGGCCGCGGCGGCGAGACGCTCATCTCCGCGCAGACCACTGAGGCCTTCTGGACCGCCGTGAAGCACGTAAAGCCCCTCTCCGTCGGCCTCAACTGCTCGCTAGGCCCGGACCTCATGTACCCCTTCCTATCGGAGCTCTCCGAGAAAGCCGACGTGGCGATCTCCGCCTACCCCAACGCCGGCCTGCCCAATCCTCTGTCTGAGACTGGCTTCGACCTCGGCCCGCCCGACATGGCCCGCTTCCTCGGGAACTTCGCGAACGACGGCCTCATCAACATCGCCGGAGGCTGCTGCGGCAACACGCCCGAGCACATCGCCGCCATCGCGAAAGCCCTCGAAGGCAAAGCCCCCCGCGCCTTGAAAGGGGCTGCATGA
- the metH gene encoding methionine synthase, giving the protein MTETKPLRLSGSQPFTQQPGVYMMIGERTNVAGSPKFARLIKEGKYEEAVAIARQQTENGANVIDICMDEGMIDGVAAMTRFLQLLASEPEVAKVPFMVDSSKWEVIEAGLKTLQGKGIVNSISLKEGEEKFRENAAKVLKYGAAVVVMAFDENGQAATYAEKIRICERAYRILVDEVGFPPEDIIFDPNILTVATGMEEHNNYAVDFIEATRWIKANLPHAKVSGGVSNISFSFRGNNKVREAMHSAFLYHAIAAGMDMGIVNAGMLEVYEEIEPELKVLVEDVLLNRRPDATERLVEFGESLKHVGTAVTEKKTEEWRNGTVEERLSHALVKGIDTYIEIDAEEARVQLGRPLLVIEGPLMAGMSVVGDLFGAGKMFLPQVVKSARVMKKAVAHLTPFMEEEKRAMEAAGQIVKAQGKIILATVKGDVHDIGKNIVGVVLACNNYDVIDLGVMVSCEKILQRAREEKADMIGLSGLITPSLDEMVHVAKEMERQSFKLPLLIGGATTSRAHTAVKIAPHYSEPVVHVLDASRAVGVTTSLLSEDGKDVFVAQHRSDYEAIRKQYSAPKLAITPLAEARARRTPIEWRPEDIPTPAFTGVRVLDNFPLATLREYIDWSPFFHTWGLKGIFPRILEDERQGSEARRVYTDGNKLLDTMIAENWMTARGVYGFFPAAAFGDDVQLYTDEARTEPLARLHFLRQQSNRDGGEPCRSLADFIAPSETSLPDHVGAFAVTTGIGLAAITERFRQDNDDYNAIMAEALADRLAEAFAECLHKRVRDEWEYGLDEPWTPEELIQEKYRGIRPAPGYPACPDHTEKGTLWTLLDVEANTGMKITESFAMWPGSSVSGIYFAHPESRYFSLGKIDRDQAADYAERKGMTVAEVERWLSQSLNYDTAE; this is encoded by the coding sequence ATGACCGAGACCAAACCCCTGCGCCTCTCCGGCTCCCAGCCCTTCACCCAGCAGCCCGGCGTCTACATGATGATCGGCGAGCGCACCAACGTAGCCGGCTCGCCCAAGTTCGCCCGCCTCATCAAGGAAGGCAAGTACGAAGAAGCGGTCGCCATCGCCCGCCAGCAGACCGAGAACGGCGCCAACGTCATCGACATCTGCATGGACGAGGGCATGATCGACGGCGTAGCCGCCATGACCCGCTTCCTCCAGCTCTTAGCCTCTGAGCCGGAGGTCGCCAAAGTCCCCTTCATGGTCGACTCCTCCAAGTGGGAGGTCATCGAGGCTGGCCTCAAGACCCTGCAAGGCAAGGGCATCGTCAACTCCATCTCGCTCAAGGAAGGCGAAGAGAAGTTCCGCGAAAACGCCGCCAAAGTCCTCAAGTACGGAGCCGCCGTCGTCGTCATGGCCTTCGACGAAAACGGCCAGGCCGCCACCTACGCCGAGAAGATCCGCATCTGCGAGCGCGCCTACCGCATACTCGTCGACGAAGTAGGCTTTCCCCCCGAAGACATCATCTTCGACCCCAACATCCTCACCGTAGCCACCGGCATGGAGGAACACAACAACTACGCGGTCGACTTCATCGAAGCCACACGCTGGATCAAGGCCAACCTCCCCCACGCCAAGGTGAGCGGCGGCGTCTCCAACATCAGCTTCTCCTTCCGCGGCAACAACAAGGTCCGCGAGGCCATGCACTCCGCCTTCCTCTACCACGCCATCGCCGCCGGCATGGACATGGGCATCGTCAACGCAGGCATGCTCGAGGTCTACGAAGAGATCGAGCCGGAGCTCAAGGTTCTCGTAGAGGACGTCCTCCTCAACCGCCGCCCCGACGCCACCGAGCGCCTCGTCGAATTCGGCGAATCCCTCAAACACGTAGGCACAGCTGTCACCGAGAAGAAAACGGAGGAATGGCGCAACGGCACCGTTGAGGAGCGCCTCTCGCACGCGCTGGTGAAGGGAATCGACACCTACATCGAGATCGACGCCGAAGAAGCCCGCGTCCAACTAGGCCGCCCCCTTCTCGTCATCGAAGGCCCCCTCATGGCCGGCATGTCCGTCGTCGGCGACCTCTTCGGCGCAGGCAAGATGTTCCTCCCGCAGGTCGTCAAATCCGCCCGCGTCATGAAGAAGGCCGTCGCCCACCTCACGCCCTTCATGGAAGAAGAGAAGCGAGCCATGGAGGCCGCCGGACAGATCGTCAAGGCGCAGGGTAAGATCATCCTCGCCACCGTCAAGGGCGACGTCCACGACATCGGCAAGAACATCGTCGGCGTGGTCCTCGCCTGCAACAACTACGACGTCATCGACCTCGGCGTCATGGTCTCCTGCGAAAAGATCCTGCAACGCGCCCGCGAAGAAAAGGCTGACATGATCGGCCTCTCCGGCCTCATCACCCCATCCCTCGACGAGATGGTCCACGTAGCGAAAGAGATGGAGCGCCAGTCCTTCAAGCTCCCTCTTCTCATTGGCGGAGCAACCACCAGCCGGGCCCACACCGCGGTCAAGATCGCCCCGCACTACAGCGAGCCGGTCGTCCATGTCCTCGACGCAAGCCGCGCCGTTGGCGTTACCACCAGCCTTCTCTCGGAAGACGGCAAGGACGTCTTCGTCGCCCAGCACCGCAGCGACTACGAGGCCATCCGCAAACAGTATTCTGCCCCCAAGCTTGCGATCACCCCGCTCGCCGAAGCCCGCGCACGCCGCACCCCCATCGAGTGGCGCCCCGAAGACATCCCAACGCCCGCCTTCACCGGCGTCCGCGTCCTCGATAACTTCCCGCTAGCCACCCTCCGCGAGTACATCGACTGGTCCCCCTTCTTCCACACCTGGGGCCTCAAGGGCATCTTCCCCCGCATCCTCGAAGATGAGCGGCAGGGAAGCGAAGCTCGCCGCGTCTACACCGACGGCAACAAGCTCCTTGACACGATGATCGCCGAAAACTGGATGACCGCGCGCGGCGTCTACGGCTTCTTCCCGGCCGCTGCCTTTGGCGACGACGTCCAGCTCTACACCGATGAGGCCCGCACCGAACCCCTCGCCCGCCTGCACTTCCTCCGTCAGCAGTCCAACCGCGACGGAGGCGAACCCTGCCGCTCCCTCGCCGACTTCATCGCCCCGAGCGAAACCAGTCTCCCCGACCATGTAGGAGCCTTTGCCGTCACCACCGGCATCGGCCTCGCCGCCATCACCGAGCGCTTCCGCCAGGACAACGACGACTACAACGCCATCATGGCCGAAGCCCTCGCCGACCGCCTCGCCGAAGCCTTCGCCGAGTGCCTCCACAAGCGCGTCCGCGACGAATGGGAGTACGGCCTCGACGAGCCCTGGACCCCCGAAGAACTCATCCAGGAAAAGTACCGAGGCATCCGCCCCGCCCCCGGCTACCCCGCCTGCCCCGACCACACCGAAAAAGGCACCCTCTGGACCCTGCTCGACGTAGAAGCCAACACCGGCATGAAGATCACCGAATCCTTCGCCATGTGGCCCGGCTCCAGCGTCAGCGGCATCTACTTCGCGCACCCTGAGTCCCGCTATTTCTCGTTGGGCAAGATCGACCGCGACCAGGCCGCCGACTACGCCGAGCGCAAAGGCATGACGGTCGCCGAAGTAGAACGCTGGCTTAGTCAGAGCCTCAACTACGACACCGCGGAATAG
- a CDS encoding fumarylacetoacetate hydrolase family protein — protein MKLYRTIQGIVVEENANFYRVDTQDWNSLLRDPHLYDIAHSSIRESNLVAFHPASVCAPIHDQQVWAAGVTYYRSRSARIEESKDAGGGTFYDRVYSAVRPELFFKSTGRRVIGPNGPVRIRKDATWSVPEPELTLFVAPTGHIAGYTIGNDMSSRDIEGENPLYLPQAKMYDGACAIGPCILLASEPIPTTTTIGIVIERNHAEVFAGTTTLAELKRDPKELVEFLFRETAFPNGVFLMTGTGIVPEDNFTLAHGDHIRITIEGIGTLENTVA, from the coding sequence ATGAAACTCTATCGCACCATTCAGGGCATCGTCGTCGAAGAGAACGCCAACTTTTACCGCGTCGATACGCAGGACTGGAATAGCCTCCTCCGCGACCCGCACCTCTATGACATCGCGCACAGCAGCATCCGCGAGTCCAACCTTGTCGCCTTCCACCCCGCCTCCGTCTGCGCCCCTATCCACGACCAGCAGGTCTGGGCCGCCGGTGTTACCTACTACCGCAGCCGCTCCGCACGCATCGAGGAATCGAAAGACGCTGGCGGAGGCACCTTCTACGACCGCGTCTACTCCGCCGTCCGTCCGGAGCTCTTCTTCAAATCCACCGGACGCCGCGTCATCGGTCCCAACGGTCCCGTCCGCATCCGCAAAGACGCCACCTGGTCCGTGCCCGAGCCTGAGCTCACCCTCTTTGTCGCCCCCACCGGACACATTGCGGGCTACACGATCGGCAACGACATGAGCTCCCGCGACATTGAGGGCGAGAACCCCCTCTATCTGCCGCAGGCCAAGATGTACGACGGAGCCTGCGCGATTGGTCCTTGCATCCTCCTCGCCTCCGAGCCGATTCCCACTACCACAACGATCGGAATCGTCATCGAGCGCAACCACGCCGAGGTCTTCGCCGGCACCACCACGTTAGCCGAGCTCAAGCGCGATCCCAAAGAACTGGTTGAATTCCTCTTCCGCGAGACGGCCTTCCCCAATGGCGTCTTTCTCATGACCGGCACCGGCATCGTCCCCGAGGACAACTTCACCCTGGCTCACGGCGACCACATTCGCATCACCATTGAGGGCATCGGCACCCTCGAAAACACCGTAGCCTAG